The nucleotide window GTGGACAATTTATTAGAAACCAAAGATCTGTGTTCCAAAACAATATCATGGACACTCATACAGCCTTCAATTCTGGAAGGTATATATGTTACTCTTGTTAGTTTGTTCATATATTTTGatgatgtttttattttattctaaaaaattttattttatcgtATTTNttttaacaaataaatatattacaaaataaattttttgaaaaaaaatattttaaaattagaaataaaattaagacttaatcaaaatattaagattaaattaataatttacttAAAATAAGAGACATCATTTTCACTTATTTATAAATGCTATTCTCACAAGGATGGCTAATTGGAGACTCCTTTAAATGTGAAGTTTAAAATGGTATACAATGTATGTATGTAGGGCTAATGAACACAATCATTTCTCGATTACAAACATGCATGATTCACAATACGGCCGCAGTTACAATTACATGCATCATGATTCCTACTCTTCTTCTTTCAGTGTTCCACTGCCTCAAGACGGTTTTGCCCCTCTTCCTACTCCTGCCCCCGCTGGAATGTATTATAATAagatttatgatttaaattcTCAAAATTCATTGTGCCTTGCTCCTGACCACCCATGCTATCCTAGGTATCTACTTCATTTTCtcaagaattatatttttttcattttttatatacactttttttatatatttatcaatcacttttaatactaatatttaaaaatagaatatatatatataaagtgcatacaaaaataacacaaataacattattttattttattgataatttttttaataaattttaaaaataataaaacaaataaatctctaaaaaattttgtaatagATTTGCTGGTCTTTGAAAAATGCAAAATATGTTCGcgcaaattttttataataaacttATAggtaattgaaaagaaaatgcgAAACAAATCTTTCAGAAGATGTGATAATCTActtatttaatgtttttttaagacttaaaaacaattttaataggatatttttagagtattattttttatatttttaaaaagtaaactgatttagaataaaaaattgtattataATTGAAGGATGAAATGAAATCGGTCTTACtttaaaaatacaaatgcaATATCAtcttgataaaaaattaataaaatttagccACTTATATAACtattttaatgaaattattaaaaataggatttaatttaatatatactttAAGAATACATTATAAAGTTATAAATTAAGAAAGTTTTTATAGAAAAACTTGCAAAACTTAAATTCTAATGCATTGAcaaattttacttttagttaattttaaattattatttaaatatataatttcacaaatattaatatattattttgtaagactcataataaaattaattttaaaattaatattagaaATGTTCTTATTAATCCATCTCAAAATGATTAGTACCTACTTATgatattattctaattttttttaaatattattaactcTTAGTTAGCAACATTTTATTTAGGGGGCAAACTAAACCACACCCTTCTTTTATTCAAGTGCCACCACCAAATCATGCTTATAATAGACCTATGCTGTCCGACCCTACCGCACTTCCTTATTATAGGTACTCCATCACTCTCTTCATTGTTCCTCTAGTGTCATCATGCTTGATTGCTTACCATTCACACTGAATTTATGTTGTGTATATCTCTCTATATATAGGTCTCCTCCAATGCACTCAAGTTATCATTCACACCATCCACAACCTGCACCATATCCGCATCCATATGCAACCACCACATACTACAATAATTCCTTTGGCTTGGGATCTTCAGTGCAACCTTctatgtataaaatattattattactttaaaatttttattttgacatatatatatatgtccctattttattgatatatatAGTCTATGGTTTATGTCACCACTGTATAGTAGGTGTCCTCCATCCTATGGTAATATTTATAATCCCCAAACAATGATCCCGCAGCAATTCTCAAGGTAATTATGCATATGCAGACAGAGAGATCTTGTctcttaattaaattaatttcttcaAGATTATAAATAACCATTAACTAATAACTTTTTGGGGTGAATGAAGGTCCCAAGGTGTGGCATCATCAAATCATCAGATGAATGGATACAACAAATACAATGGATTGTTGCTGAATACTACTCCTCCTCCTCATGAACGGCAGAGTTACAATACAATGATGTTGCCGCAGGAAGCACTTCCTAGCAGTATAGCAGCTATGTCATGGAGCCAGCAGCACAATATAATAAACGGTTCGCAGACGGAGTCACAAGCATTGATGAGGTCAACGAGTGCTGAGCTTTTCTCAGGCAACACTCAGGGATCTAGTTCACAAGATTCTAACTCCAGGGGAGATTCTGATGACTTTGCACGCCTCCTAAGGTAATCTCACATATTCACTAATACTCTTTATTAATGGATATTATTCACTAAACTGGGTTAATTCTACTTACAGATTGATTAGGCCTGAAAGTGCATTGGGGAatcatcaggagcaacaagtgACGATCCCGGtttcaataataaataatttaaataatcaaGTCCTCACAAGGCAGCGTGGCAAAGGAAAGCTTCCTCAATCTTCCACAACTAGGTAGGTACCTAAGACGAATGCTTTTATTTTCGTTACATGTacattaaaatcagttattaatataaaatataagttaaaatataaaataagtattgaaaataagttaaacaaatgtttttatacataaattcgtaaataactgattttagtgtgcatattatatttttataattcttaTTACAGCAaatacaatatatattaatggcaaattatgcatgcatgcatgattgtgtgttttattctaatttatagGGAACCTTCGGCGGCAATTCGCAGAATACTGGACATGTCTTCTACACGAACAGTTATTCGAAATCCTCTGCCCAATCAAACTCCTCTGGCCATTCAAACTTCGAACTACCCAGCATATGGATCAAGGGTAAGGAAAGTGATGCCATGAATAATACTTGCACAAATTTTGCATAGACTCTTGAAAacttaaattgataaaaaatgaaaacttaAATTGATAAGAAATGATagataaatgattatatttctaatactcAAATATGCACAGGGTGGATGGATTCCAGATCTTAAAAAGCAAGTGATGAGCAATAGCAGTACTAATTCAGTACTGATCAGAGTGGTAAGCATGCAAGCAAGCCTAATGATTGAATTCGTTACGTTCGTTGcgataatttaatttcttgataCTTTAAATAATGGACGGGTCGGATGTGTTAGGAGAAAGAAAAGCGGCGTCGTGGTCGTCCCCGCAAAATCCAACCGCAACTGCAACCACACTCAGCATCCTCTTCCAACCTCGGAAAGGTACGGTTCCTCACTACAGTTAGAGATAagtgtttttttattaaagacaGGGAGATTCAAATTGCAACATCTTACGTCCATATGAAaagattatgtcatttgagttataaatTATTATCCAATTAGAAATAAgtgtttatattataaaatactaTCATCAATTATTATTGAGGAAAAGTCTAAAACcagcaattttttaaaaagttggcCAATATTTAACTATGaaatgaaaaatgaatgatcCGGTATTATTGGATTTA belongs to Arachis duranensis cultivar V14167 chromosome 8, aradu.V14167.gnm2.J7QH, whole genome shotgun sequence and includes:
- the LOC107460756 gene encoding uncharacterized protein LOC107460756, with translation MILLSSQIFFKHAYVLIQEKQLQDLRSSISGNPETHENEDTAIGHNLKGSSSIIVATRNKNQNTTEPASTKQQSVAATLGYDPSPLLQSSSNSLSPPLHPSLPKVGIILEREGSSTHQDQEYIRRMSWFNQFSHHMQHENSHRNEGGDMDYQHNNSPLVPNTISNYNLQVEAGAGNGTKYHSSGQFIRNQRSVFQNNIMDTHTAFNSGRANEHNHFSITNMHDSQYGRSYNYMHHDSYSSSFSVPLPQDGFAPLPTPAPAGMYYNKIYDLNSQNSLCLAPDHPCYPRGQTKPHPSFIQVPPPNHAYNRPMLSDPTALPYYRSPPMHSSYHSHHPQPAPYPHPYATTTYYNNSFGLGSSVQPSMCPPSYGNIYNPQTMIPQQFSRSQGVASSNHQMNGYNKYNGLLLNTTPPPHERQSYNTMMLPQEALPSSIAAMSWSQQHNIINGSQTESQALMRSTSAELFSGNTQGSSSQDSNSRGDSDDFARLLRLIRPESALGNHQEQQVTIPVSIINNLNNQVLTRQRGKGKLPQSSTTREPSAAIRRILDMSSTRTVIRNPLPNQTPLAIQTSNYPAYGSRGGWIPDLKKQVMSNSSTNSVLIRVEKEKRRRGRPRKIQPQLQPHSASSSNLGKRGRPSRSPEVDQPPYKQSSSHSTWELLNAVYDQAIENEDSPVDPFLRLFNALHLRIIK